CCGGCCAGTCGTATCTCGCTGATAGCCGTGATCCGCTGGCCATTTATGGCGACAGCTTCCGAGCCGGCGCTGTATAACTCGTTAACCATTTTTAAAAGCTGTTCGTCAGCGATAATGGGGACATCGGCGGCGCCAAGTCCGGCCTTCTCCATGCGGCTTTTCACAACCAGCTCAACTCCAGGCCCGGACACCGGTGATAAGCCGGCAAACCGTTTTATTTTGTCAAGTTCTCTTTCCAGCGCCTCATCCGCCTCTCTTTGTCCTATCCCGGCCTGCTCCAGTTTGGTCGATAGCTCCGAAATCTCCACCTGCAGCTTATACAAATCCTCTACCAGATTTTTTTTCTCCAGGGCTAATTCCTGTTCCCTGTCCCGGGGAACAACGTTATCGCCGGCGCTGCTGGTAGTACGAAATTGAACG
This region of Pelotomaculum schinkii genomic DNA includes:
- a CDS encoding DUF881 domain-containing protein translates to MNRAFMFSISFVTIVLGMMLGVQFRTTSSAGDNVVPRDREQELALEKKNLVEDLYKLQVEISELSTKLEQAGIGQREADEALERELDKIKRFAGLSPVSGPGVELVVKSRMEKAGLGAADVPIIADEQLLKMVNELYSAGSEAVAINGQRITAISEIRLAGNHINVNGTPLSAPYHISAIGDASALKSRLELRGSLVDILRESGISIEIEGKEEVAIPAYMGELYFEHAKPVKEKI